The genomic region TGCTTGGTGTTTAGTATTAACGGGCACGTACCTGTTGGAGCATGGGCACAGTCTTCTCGAGGCGGTCAATAACCACCTCGCTCAAGCTGGCGACCATCTGTACCGAGTCGTTGGCTGCGTTGGTGACAAACGCGTTCAGAACTTCGTAAGCCGCGGTGCGCAGCATGTTGTCCTGGGTAGATTCCGTGAGTTGAAGCAAATGTTGAACGCTGGCCTGGAAGTGCTGGGACAAAGCGTTTGTCTGGCAACCAGGCTCACCGGCGAAGCGATCCGCCAGATTCATTAGTGCCCAGCAACAAGAGCTGGCCATCTTTGGATGCGAAGCAAGACCCTGGAACAGTGAGGTGATCAAAGGCTGTAAGTGCTCGTTAGGGTCGATCGAGTCCGAAACAGCTTCGCAGATGCGGCCGAGTGCGAAAGCAGCCGAATCTCTGACCTGAACCGAGGAATCGGCCATCATCGTGATGAGCACTGGAAGTGCCTGCTTGACTAGTGGATCGAGGACCTTCTCGTCTGGACCCTCCATCATGGCACCGAAAGCAGACACGGCGGCATCTCTGTAGTGCCAGTCCTCGCTGCGGAGGTTCTTCTCCACAAAGGCCAGAACTGGGGGTACAACTTGACTGCCAACGGCTTGAGCCCAAAGCTGCACACACTGGTAGGCAGCGCGGGCAAGGTTGTACTCGTCATCAGCCGCATCCTCGTCTTGCTTGGCCAGTAGCTCGAGAAGCACTGGCACGACCTCTTGCGTGGCCACGCGAGCAAAGTTGAAGTATGGCCGCAGCTCGGTGCTACCTTCGGCGTTTGCCTGAGCATTGTCATCTTCAATGCTGATCTCTTCCTCGCAGACAGTGCACCAGAACTCGACGGCCAGTTTTGCAACGTCCTCCTCGTCGTTCTTCATACCCTGGATCGTGAGACCAAAGAGCGCCTTCTCCATGTAAAACCTCATCTTCTCGTAATACAGACCCATAATACGGTTCAGGCAGCCATAGGCGCCCTGCTGAATACGGTTGTCATCGGCTTGGGTGGCCTCGCAAATGACCTGCATAATGTAGTTGCGCTCGCCCTCGTTCTCGAAGTTGGTCCTAACAAATTCGAGGGAGTCGCCCAGCGCAGAGATGGCGGCATTTCGGATATCAGCGTTGGCCTCCTCTTTGCGTGCTCCTTGCACGACGGCTGTAAGGATTGCGTTGCTGTGTTGTGCCAAGCTGTCCCGAAGGTCCTGATCGTCTGTCTCGCAAACGAAGCCGATGGTTGTGAGAGACGCCTGCTTCTTCTGGTCGCTGCCCTGTCCTACATTGTCCACGAGTGTGGGCATAAGCTCGGGCCATTGCTCGCGTGGCAGCTCAATGGCGGCGATGGAGGCAATGAATTGTGCGGCGGATTGTCCAGCTCTTGTGTCGTTTGATCCGAGGGTCTGCAGCGACAGTTGCTTCACCTCTTGCTTCACGCTCGGGTCGATCTGCT from Fulvia fulva chromosome 2, complete sequence harbors:
- a CDS encoding Importin subunit beta-1; the protein is MDVNQVLTGTINPDANIRARAEQQLLSAAEQDFPGYLLTLSRELANDQADSSVRMAAGLALKNSFSARDFARLREVQRRWLEQIDPSVKQEVKQLSLQTLGSNDTRAGQSAAQFIASIAAIELPREQWPELMPTLVDNVGQGSDQKKQASLTTIGFVCETDDQDLRDSLAQHSNAILTAVVQGARKEEANADIRNAAISALGDSLEFVRTNFENEGERNYIMQVICEATQADDNRIQQGAYGCLNRIMGLYYEKMRFYMEKALFGLTIQGMKNDEEDVAKLAVEFWCTVCEEEISIEDDNAQANAEGSTELRPYFNFARVATQEVVPVLLELLAKQDEDAADDEYNLARAAYQCVQLWAQAVGSQVVPPVLAFVEKNLRSEDWHYRDAAVSAFGAMMEGPDEKVLDPLVKQALPVLITMMADSSVQVRDSAAFALGRICEAVSDSIDPNEHLQPLITSLFQGLASHPKMASSCCWALMNLADRFAGEPGCQTNALSQHFQASVQHLLQLTESTQDNMLRTAAYEVLNAFVTNAANDSVQMVASLSEVVIDRLEKTVPMLQQVVSVEDKLTLDEIQTSLSSVILAIIQRLENEVAPQADRIMTLMLGLLNALPPKSSVPETVFATIGSLANALEQDFEKYMPSFEPFLIKALNNQEEAQLCSVAIGLVTDIARALEGKILPHCDAFMNSLLNNLRSPSLGNQFKPAILQSFGDIAQSIGGGFETYLSVVAQVLQQAASINTQENASNFEMLDYIVSLREGIMDAWSGIVMALRSSGKQQLLQPYVESIFQLLHSVYQDPNRTEALLRSSMGVIGDLSEAFPTGEINQFFRNDWLTSMARETRANKEFSQRTQDTARWAREQIKRQSGETYLPIAHSTRRLVNLPIALA